One Phoenix dactylifera cultivar Barhee BC4 chromosome 14, palm_55x_up_171113_PBpolish2nd_filt_p, whole genome shotgun sequence DNA window includes the following coding sequences:
- the LOC103718322 gene encoding uncharacterized protein LOC103718322 gives MAIDEAECESSEFAGKMLTEQKMQEQQLEMLKQSQKYNPEDRSASIENLHEQLEGANFGSSAAILTPDLIQEIQSWLSTSTVLPAGFDSMLGGYWSGHQPPRTCTHQP, from the exons ATGGCCATTGATGAGGCTGAGTGTGAGTCAAGTGAGTTTGCAGGAAAAATGCTTACTGAGCAGAAAATGCAAGAGCAG CAATTGGAGATGTTAAAGCAAAGCCAGAAGTATAATCCAGAGGACCGATCTGCAAGCATTGAAAAT CTGCACGAGCAATTGGAGGGGGCTAATTTTGGTAGCAGTGCTGCAATTCTTACACCAGATCTAATTCAAGAG ATTCAGTCGTGGTTATCTACTTCCACAGTGTTACCTGCAGGCTTTGATTCGATGTTGGGAG GATACTGGTCAGGACACCAACCTCCAAGAACGTGCACCCACCAGCCGTAG